The Brassica oleracea var. oleracea cultivar TO1000 chromosome C6, BOL, whole genome shotgun sequence genomic interval CCGAGATAAACCCACAAGCCGCACATTTCAGCTGGAGCATCTGCGTCTTGGTGATAAGTATCTCGGTTTCGGGGTTTCCGCATCCATAACACTGGACATACTTTTTGATAAAGTTCTCAAGAAGCCCCGCAAGCTTGGAAGTGTCGTGGGCTCCGTTAACCAATGAGGTTCCCGTCTTCTCATCAAACTTGGACTGCGCACCCAGCTCACAGCCAAAGTACTTGGTCGTGTAAGCAGCAGGTCTCCCCAAGGCCTTGGCGATTTCAACCATGTTAACAACATTAGTCTTGATGCCGTTACCTCTACCTTCGATCTTGGTCATCATCCTCGGCATCTTGTACCTGTAGAACGCATCGTCACGGTTGGAGGCACCAATGTTTTGTAAAGCCATTTTGATTTTGATGACTAGAAGAAAGCACAAAATAGGGCGGGAAATGTCAGAAGAGGCAGAGAAACTGAAAGCTGGAACTGCTTGTGTTGTTGAAGGCCTCGAAAGAAGATCCAAGACGAGTGGACTTCTTCCTGGAAGTAGGACAGTACTCTCCTAAAAGCTGTATAGACGATTGAAAGAGAGAAGCCTGTTCAGACATAAAAGATTCTTCACACTCCACTTTCGACAATATGTAAAATCCCAGCAGCTTTAACTGCCAACTTCCTGTAAAAACACAATAAAGACAAAGATTCAGCCCCAAATGAAGAAGAAACAAAGGTACGGAAATTTGAGCGTTTCAATTTTAAACAACAAGGCACAGAGATCTAACCGGAAAATTCATAAATCTTGAAACACACAAACAAACAAAAATTTCAAAGAAGCAATAACAGGAAACAAAGAAAGGTTCCGAGATTTACAATATAAAAACCCACTACCGCATCATCGAATCAAATACATATCATCGACATACACAATTAAACAACGGCCACCCTTGTCTCAATGAAACAATCAATTTCTAACGATTCCAAAAATAATTTCTTGAGATTAACCATGGGCCATTCAAATTGATTATAGTACATGTAGAGATCTTCAGAATCTATACTCGATATTTTTTGGATAACAATCGGATCAGATGGTTGATTAATCTAATATTAAGTTAAATCGTAATCGCAAAGTAATATCAGCAACACACGAATAAATTACCTCGTAAGATGGACGAACGAAAAGTTACGATGGTCTCTCGTGCGTTTGAGAGCGGAAGATGAACGCTTGCGCCGATGAAAGAATGAGAGAAAGCACCTCAGCTAGAGACGTTTTCTGTGTATTTATATATAAATGACAAAGGAAGGAGGCTGGAAACGCGTGATTGTGGTTCATCCTTTAGGGCAAACTCATCGTGTCGTCTCCAATTATTTATTTGTTCTCTTTCGACAATTTTTTTTATGTATATCCATTTTTATATGTTTTTTTCGTTTTTTTTATTTCAATTAATTTTTTTACTGACCAATAATGATTCAAAGATCTACAAGAACGTCCAATTCAGCATTGAAAATCAACTAATTAACAAGAGTTTAAACATAGATCTTATTGTGTAACTCTTTAATCTTATTGTTTTTATACATTTTAATCTTATTGAGTTTATACATTTTAATTTGTTATTAATCATTTTACATTTCCGTATAATAAATTCATAATTTGAAAATAATCAAATAGAGAATTTTATTTAAATTATGTTTTTAAAACAAAATTCTACAATTTGCATACAATTCATTTTTAAATTTTATTTAGTCATACTATAGAAAGGATATTTATTTAGGATAATTTATATTTTCATATTTTGTTTATAAAAACATATTTTAACATCTATCATTTTTTTATATTTTGCGCGAATTATAAATAACTACATTGTTCTATTTAAATAACATAACCCTATTATTTTAGTAAATTTTATACTTAGTAGCATCTACGAGAATACTTTAAAAAAAATTATCGTTACATAATATTTTTTGGATGTTATAGTATTAAGTTTTCTGATTCTTTGTTATTAAATTAAGATTTCAAAATATAATATTATTTTTGATTCTTACAAAATAATTTGTTTTCAATGTTGCATTTTTAAAATCTATAATTTAGCATCTATGATTTTAACTTTTGTATAATTTGGAATATTATCTTTTTCAGTTTAGAATATTTATTTTCAAAATTGTGTATTTAGTCAATAAAAATTAGAAAACTACATAACTATATTTGAGTTTGGAAGATTATATGACTTTTGAATTTTTTTTGTTACTACATTAATTCACTATTTTATTAAAAAAAATATTTCAACTTTTGTTAAAAAAATTATATTTTAATAGAAACATTGTGTTATAATTAAAATAAACATTAAATTTAAAATTAAAATGGATTTGTCATCAATATCTTTCATGAATTATTAAAATTTCAAATTTTCTAATAAAATATTTTGTAAATAATACATAAAGTAAAGGTTAGTTATATACTATATTTTTTATATAAACATTTTTAGATTATACATTTTTATGAGTTTCAAAATAAATAAAAAACTAATATATAGTTATAGATATAAAAGTCTAACTTGTGGTAATAAATTTATCTTTTGTATAGAAATATTACATAGTTTAAAAATTTTAACCCGTTTTAATGATGAATGAGAATTTGTTTAATGAAACTATTAAAAAGGTTAATTTAGAAATTTAATATTTTTTATATTTAATTCGGATAACACTTCTGTTTTAATATAATATATACTATAATTATAAAATTTATTAAAATATCTTTAAAAAATTATTTGCTTTTATAGTAAAATTTTAATTAATATTAATTTATAATACTATTATATTACTAATTATAAAATTAACTAATATATTATTTTATTAAAAATATTTACATTTTAGTAGGATTTTGTTAGATTTTTCTCGACAGCTTTTGTTATAAAATGAAATTCAAATTTTTAATAAAAACTGATTAATTATTAAGATTTTTTAGAAATATTATATATTTGGTTGATTAGTGTAAATAATAATATATGTTTCTTGAGGACAAGGTACCCAGGAGAAAAGAACGATTACGGTTTGATAAAACATGGACTGAGCATGATGGTTTACTAGACTCTATTAGTAAAGGCTGGAATGAATTAGGAGAAGGAAATAATGCGGATTTTGTCACCAACTTATTAATTACCGTCATGAAATTGCTAGATGGAGAAAAAAATCCCCTTTATGAAAAAAAGAGGATCAATGAACTACAAAGGGCATTGGAGGAAGGGCAAACGAATGATAGTAGAACTCAAGAAGAAATTGTGGATGTCACAAAGAAGCTACAAGAAGTGTACAAAGATGAGGAAGAATAGTGAGACCTGAAGAGTCAGAACATGTGGTACACGTCAGGGGATCTTAACACCAAATTTTATCATGTTTTAACGAAAAAGCGTCAAGCTAGGAATAGAATTGTGAGTTTACATGATGAAGGTGGACCGTGCATAACAGAGGATAAAGAAGTTAAAAAAGTAGCTGTATAATATTTTAAAGATTTATTCAGCTCCATATTACCCTCAAAGTTTGAAATTTTTTAAATGTGATTCCACCAAGCATTACTTATCAGATGAACCATAGGTTGATTAGGAATGTGACATATGATGAAGTAAGAAAAGCATTATTCATGATGCATTCAGAGAAAACATTCAGTACATATGGCATGACACGCTTTTCTTTCATAACTCATGGCCTATCATAAATATGAACTTTCTTGATCTGGGGAATACCTTTTGAGAACAGGAAAATTGGATGTGAGGTTGAACATTACAAATATATGTTGATTCCAAAACCAGAGAGACCTATCAAAATGACGAAACTGCGACTGATAAGTCTATGCAATATAGGATATAAGATCATTTCCAAAGTATTGTGTCGAAGGTTAAAGTGTTGTCTTCCAATACTTATATTGGAAACACAATCAATTTTCATGGATGGACGATTGATCTCGGGCAACATACTCATCGCCCCTGAAATCTTTCATGGTCTACGAACCAATAAATCTTGCCAAAGCAAGTTCATGGCAATCAAAACAGATATGAGCAAAGCGTTTGAGACTTCCCTATCCAATCGATTCTTGAAAATATGGACTACTTGTTATGGAGGACTATACCACATGTGGATAATCATCCTTTCGCATGGATTTTATGGTAGATTTCGAAAGGACGAAATAATATGGTTTTCAGCAACATACATATCAACCCTAGAGATACTATTCAATTGGCAGAATCAGAATCAACACTTTGGAATGAGGCACATGCAGAACTAACACAAAAAGTCACCCACCCTAGAGAGGAGGAGTTGGCAATTTTACCTCAAATACCGGGCTGATGGTGTTTCACGAATGGCTCATGAAAGATAAGGATAATCACTAGGGACAAGGTTGGTATAACACATTACAAGGATTTATGTCCCTTTAATCCAAGCTGGGTTGATGGAATGGGCGATGGTCCACAAACCGGTAGAAATGGAGGTGGTCGAATAATGAGTGTCCCTTTAATCCAAGCTATCCTGAAATAGAAAGAAGAACAATGAGTTTATGAATGATATAATAAGAACACAAACTAAAAGATATAAAGGATGGAATGGTTGATGGATAGATGTTTGGTGATCGATGATGGAGATGGTACAGATAGATGATTGACTCTCTCCATCTGTAGGTGTTGATAGACTCTCTCCATCTGTGATCTTCAAGGCTGATGAATATCTCAAGCAACCTGTGGAACCACGAGCTCAGTAGACTACTAATGCTTCTCACACTTAAAGTCTAAAGAACATTTAAAGAACACTCTTTGAAAGGACAAGGTTTTGCATACTAATTTTATTGATTGAAAGGTGATTTGTACAGTTGAAAATGAGCTTATATATTTCTCAGAAATCTAAGTCTAACGTCCATAAAGAGAAAACAAAGGAAACAAATCAAAAACTAAGCAAGACATCGAAAACTAGCTGTCGAAGCATTTTGTAGGATTTTGGCTCTAAATAAAGAATCTGACCCATCTTGAACCTGGACAGTTTTAAGGGATAATAGAGCTTCTTTAGGATCTTTCTGGGTGCTTGATATGTGCTGATCACGTCAATTAACGGAAAAGAGCTGTTGAAGTTAAGTCCAAAGCTCCAAATAAGCAAGTGCGAGAAAATGTAGTTCTTCTTATTCATATGCTTGCTGGTCCACTCTAAGCTAGCTGATGGCATGACTTCCTGATGGATGGGTTTGTATTCTGGAAATCCTGGTTTAGGAAGAATGTCTTCTGGTCGGAATTGATTGGTTTGGAAAGGATTAAACTGAAAGGTTGTCTAATCTTTCCATAATCGTCCGGGTTGGTTAGATAATTTCTTCAAGAATTCACCTGATCTAGTGTGGTTTAGTGCTCATTAGAACATTATAGAAGGCCTCTAGAAGCTGGATAAAGTCGCATGGTTGCCAGAATTGAGTTTGGTTTGATGGCAAACCTAGATCTTCCAATTTAGGTAAGTGTAGAACTGGTTTGGCTAGTTTTGGGAAATGGACTATAAACTTCATATTTTTGTGACCATTTCTCCTCTTTGAACTTGTTGGAAAGCTATGAGATCCATCCACAAGTCTATAATTTGGTTTGGGTTTAGCCGCTTTTTAATTGGGCTTGATGGACGGGTTGGAAAACCTTTAATTTGTAAAATTTGTATTGTACCGGTCCGGATAGCTTTAGGGTTGATTCCACTTGGACAAAATAGGAATATAGAATCTATGAAAATTGGATTTATGGTGAAATCCCTCTTGATTTGTAGGATATAACATTTTCACTGAACATATGTCCTAGTTGGCGTTTTGGCTGGTTGAATTGTATGTTGGATCACCTCTGGTTCAATAACTAATTTGATCGCCACATCGACATTCCACACCATATTGGTCCAATAAGGATTCTCCAAGATTCAAGGTCGAACTCGTCCTGATGTTGTGATGCAGCATCAATTTGAACCTTTGTGTTGGTATTGCAAGAATTTTAAATGATTTTCCGTGATTTGTATTTGATTATCCTATTTTCAAAAGATTCCTTTCGAGTATCTAAATAGTTTTCTCCTACCTTGTCAAACATTTGAAACCAAATAAGATGGCGTGAAAATTATTTGGGAGAGCTGAGACATTTTTCCAGACCAAAGATCTACTTTTTTTCTTTGTCAACTGACCAAAGATCTACAAAGTCCGAAAAGGGCAGGACACTTATCGCACACTCAAGCCTCGTGGCCCTCATGATAAGCTTCTTAGCACAAATTTTAAAAACCATCAAACAAAACCCAAAAACCCCTCCTGCTTTTCTCCCTTCTATTGCCAAAAGTAGTAACCAGTTTTTTTTCAAGAAAAAAAAAAGAAATTAGAAACTATGTTCCATGGAGTAAAAAACCAGTAATTTCTTCAGTTTGTAAGGTTGGTTTCGAAGATCCTAGGTTACACTCTCTTGCTCTTGTATGATGGACAGTTTCTGCGGAAGTGACGGCCTCAGCTTATTGTACTGTTTGAACAAAGCAAGGATACAACCATTGTTACTCTTTTTAATCTTACAAGATAACGAGACAGTGTCAAAGGAGCGTAGTTATGTTTTTTACCTGTTCATTAAAAGCTTTTATCTCCTCCTCTGTAAGAGCTTCAACTTCGCCATTGTTTTCATCCCAGCCAAGCGATCTGAGAAACTCGGCTTCTTCCTCATCTGGAGTGTCTGCTGCCTCAAAACCAATAGTATTCCTTTGAGTGACTTCAAGACCACATGTAACCTGCGAACTTGACGAGTCACTAGCTACAAGCTCCTTTGACGTGAGTACTTTTTCCTCAACGGAAGAAGAGACGCGAGTGGTTGAAGGGTTAACAGGATCGGTAGAGATGTTTGTTGATGATATGGTTTTCTGCTTCAGAGCACTGAAAAATGCATGCCTGCTCTGAGTCTGAGCTAAGTAAGGTTTCTTTTCAATGGTTTGCCCAGATGTCATGGTGAAGGAGGTTATTCCCTTGTGCTCCCTTGGGCTGTTGTTTGTACTTCTCACAGTAGCAGATTGTGGTGATTGAGCAGTATTCATTAGCTGGCTAGAGTTGGGTCTGCTGTTTGGATTACTACTAGGACTTCCAGATTCTTTAACAGCAGCAACACCAGTTTCCCTAGCAGGTTTGAGAACCAACAGCTTCTTCTCTGATTTAATTTGACCACTAGGATTAGACTGGACATTTCCGAGCAGGACAGAGGGCTGCTGTTGGGAGTTTCTTGAGGGAGCAAGACAAATTTCACCAGCTCGAACCATTTGCTTTGTCTTGGATTTATCAGAAGAGTTAAGAATCTGACAAATTGAATAAAACAGATATTGATTGGATGATAAAATAATAATAATAGTAATAACTAAGGGGAACACTTACCGAGCACTTTTGTGCTGACGGCACAACCGGAATCAACTGCCTTGACTGCTTGATTGCCAAGTCCTCATGTCTTTGTGTCTTCAAAGATCCCTGAAAAAACAATGGTTATTATCTTACTTTAGACGAGAAGAAATGTAAGTGTAGAATAAACCCAAAACTACGATGATACAAATCATACATGTGGAGGGGTAAGCGTTCTTGCTGGAGACTGAACCAATGCTTCAGCCATGTTAAGACCAGTTGAAGATCCTATGCTAACAACATTAGCTTTCGGAGAAGTTAAGGGCCCAGCACAAGCCTTCTCGATGACATTGGGAACCTCTGCCAGAGCCGATGTCCAACCTTCCCCACCAATCAAAGGAGAGTTACCAACTGGCAAGCTCTGAACAGCTGAGCCTAGACAAGGAGATGAGACCCGTACAACGTCTTGCCCACCATGCTTCTCTTCAGCTCCGAGCGAAGGAAAATCCTTATCAAAACCAGTCCTCAGAAAACTATTGCCAATGCTAGGTCCATGAAGTATACCATTCCCGTTGTAACTACTACTACCACCACCATTTTTCAAGCCCACTGAAAGCCCTCGAGATAAGTGGTCGGCCTGTTTCCTAGTCACCATTGAATGTGATCGTCGCAGTTGGTCCTGATCCCTACCAGTTAAGATATTTCTGAGAGGGAGAGAAGTGTCAAGGTCCCATGGATCCACATAGCTTATCCTATCCTTGTCCCTGCTGCGGTCCTTATCTCTTTGACTCCTATTGAAGTTGAAACTACTATACGGATGCTTAGCAGACCCATTACTAGAGCCCCTCCTGGAATTAGCAGAAGAAGATCGATCCAGAAAAGGAGAATGAACGGAATCAACATCACTTTTGTTCCAAGAGTTCTTATTCCGACTATTATGAGGTAAAGATGCAGAATCTAATCACCCAAAAAAAAAAAAACAGGAAACAGTTAAAATCACCTTATGCAGACAAACCAAACAACAAACTATCAATCAGATGCTATAGGACTCGAGCATACCTGAGTGAGAAGAAGATGATATAAGGAGGTGGTTTGAACTCCCACCACCAGAAGCATGCCCTGAACTTCTCAACCATTCCGGAACTAAAGAGGGTTCACCTTTGTCCATTATGAAAGCCGTACCTCATCAGATAAAAGACAGAAACACACTAACCTTACTTCACCCTCCCACACAAAATTATAAACTCTTTTCTTTTTCTCTTCCCTTGTCACAAAATGAAGCCAGGAGAGGAAATCCAAATCCCTCGGCTTCTCAAACTCAAGATTCAATCTTCAGATGATTAAAAAAAAAAAAAAAAACCTTCTAGACTTCCATCTCTCACGCAGAATGGGTAAAATGACAATTAAAACAACACCCTCATCGGAACCACCCGCCGGTTCAGTGCCTAAGCGACAACTCCAATGATGAAACGAAAACAAGAAACCCTAACACCAACGCGTATGCCTCTCTATTCTCTATTTTATCGGGGACAATCTAAAAAAACAGCCAAAATTATCCCTAACCCGATAAAGCAAGGATGGAGAAAGGCGAGAGAGAGGACACCAAAACCCTAAAAGTCCGGAAGGAGATTGTTCGTCTAAACGCAGGAAACAAGGCGTCTCGTAGATGCAATCGAAGCCAATGGATTTTCACCCACACAAGTCAAATACTGGAAACGCGATAGAGAGAGAGAGAGAGAGAGAGAGAAAGAGGAATTTATGGATTCAGAAGGAGGCAATTAGGGTTTTTGTTTGCGATGGAGGAAGAAAAGAAATTGGTAATTTGTGTGTTCTGTGTTGTTATTTGCGAATTGGCATTGGAGGAACGAAACGTATGAGGAAACAACAGCCTTTTTTCCTCTCTTTACAAATCTAATTTTTATTTTGGTTAATTCTGAATTTCGTTTAATTTGTTAAAATTCTTGTTCGTAGGTTCTGATGGGCGGCCCGGCCCGGCCCATACTCTTCTTATCATGGTATTGTTCACTTTTTTATGGTTTCACCTATGTGAATCATGCATTTATATTCTTATCAACTAAAACCATACTATTATCTGATGACACGCTTACTGAAATCGTTATAATTTGAATTATAACCTCACTATTTCATAATGCTGAGTCAGCTATTTCACAATGCTGATGTGACTTTTCTCACTAAACCGCACGCGATCATTTTCCCTGAACCATCTTTAGTTTCATCTTTAAATCAATCTCGGTTTCACTTTAATCTATTCTCTGGTTATGCTAATAAAACCAGAATATTAGAAAACATTTCCTCATAAATCTCATTCATGTATATTACATTTCCCTTTGTAGTTGTTATATTTTTTAAAATGATAATAAATACTAAATATACTTATCTGTATATTTATAATTACTAAGATTTCCTAATTTCGTGTGGAGAATTTTGATCAAATATACGAAATCGAGTCTTGGGATATTATTTATATTATTTAGTTTTCTTTTATAGTTGCCCTAATTCTTCATGTATAAATGTAAGGCTTCATTCCATCGATTGATTACAAAATTCTTAGTATATTGTATCAATAAATTCAATGATGTCAAGTATTTTTGGCAAAAGATGAACATATTTACCAAATTATTTTGATTAACATCTCTTCAAATTTACAAAAAAATTCACAACTAAAATAGTACACATACAAATCATAAAACATAGCATAAACAAAATTGTTACACATGGAGGTAGAAATCATTCCTCAACATAAATAAGCTTGGACTCTACTTGACATTATTCATTTGTACCACTTTGGACAGAATACTTCGGAAGACTCCCGAAGACTTCATTGGAAGTCTTCTAGCATAAAATACATTGGAAGTCTTCCAAGGGTCTCCTGGGAGTCTTCCAAGGGTCTTCTCAGAAATCTTCCAAATTATGACTCACATCTGAAAAAATCTACATATTCAAAAGCATTCAAATGACTTCAAAACAGAGAAATCTTCAAAAATATTTTTTTTATGCTTAAATAATAAGCAAAACAATCACATTAGGTTGAATCTGTAACTTTTTAGAATCTAATATATAAAATACACAACATACATATCCAAAATTTGTACCACTTTGGGCAGAAGACTTCGGAGGACTTCCTGAAGACTTCCCACGAAGTCTTCAAGCATAAAATGCATTAGAATACTTGCCCAGAAGTCTTCCGAGGAGTTTTCCGAGAGTCTTCTGAGAAGTCTTTCAAAGTCTGTCTCAGATTTGAAAAATCTGCAAATTCAAAGACATTCAAATGGCTTCAAAACAAAGAAAAACGTCAAAAATATAATTTTATGCTTAAATAATAAACAAAATAGTCACATTAGGTTGAATCTATAGATTTTTAGAATCTAATATATAAAACACACAATAATATAT includes:
- the LOC106299966 gene encoding uncharacterized protein LOC106299966, which translates into the protein MDKGEPSLVPEWLRSSGHASGGGSSNHLLISSSSHSDSASLPHNSRNKNSWNKSDVDSVHSPFLDRSSSANSRRGSSNGSAKHPYSSFNFNRSQRDKDRSRDKDRISYVDPWDLDTSLPLRNILTGRDQDQLRRSHSMVTRKQADHLSRGLSVGLKNGGGSSSYNGNGILHGPSIGNSFLRTGFDKDFPSLGAEEKHGGQDVVRVSSPCLGSAVQSLPVGNSPLIGGEGWTSALAEVPNVIEKACAGPLTSPKANVVSIGSSTGLNMAEALVQSPARTLTPPHGSLKTQRHEDLAIKQSRQLIPVVPSAQKCSILNSSDKSKTKQMVRAGEICLAPSRNSQQQPSVLLGNVQSNPSGQIKSEKKLLVLKPARETGVAAVKESGSPSSNPNSRPNSSQLMNTAQSPQSATVRSTNNSPREHKGITSFTMTSGQTIEKKPYLAQTQSRHAFFSALKQKTISSTNISTDPVNPSTTRVSSSVEEKVLTSKELVASDSSSSQVTCGLEVTQRNTIGFEAADTPDEEEAEFLRSLGWDENNGEVEALTEEEIKAFNEQYNKLRPSLPQKLSIIQEQESVT